A genomic stretch from Pararhizobium sp. IMCC21322 includes:
- a CDS encoding M56 family metallopeptidase, producing MTLIEAVLSTYFDINVLLMATAGLWLFARFLMKRFSFRYAFTSQASLLKFIILAAISLPILFSICVNQALLSESVPINLSDFVVSQYIKGNLHMSPLSLEAVLTARQTLTAEITSLDHPITISILVGMLLCALYMGLRSILTAVKLHTSLQSAYPWRRFGNVYFLVSDMVRVPYSTRTFGKRYIVLPSSMLARSTDLKVAVAHELQHLRQRDVEWEISAALLTPIFFWNPAFHFLKHQIEELRELSCDQQVLRRAGLSARDYCDCLLRVCANRFERPSVFALQIPKVSLVETQSRLLRKKPARLLANRVLCALDCNAKRQSRTTVTIVAALLLSLSGLMAFAIQKPNDWSHDRLMLSTIVNLDRLEQRNSTILGPQF from the coding sequence ATGACGCTAATTGAAGCGGTCTTAAGCACATATTTCGATATCAATGTGTTGTTGATGGCGACGGCAGGCCTATGGCTTTTCGCGCGTTTTCTGATGAAGCGTTTTTCGTTTCGATACGCATTCACTTCTCAGGCAAGCCTGCTCAAATTTATCATTCTGGCTGCAATTTCGCTGCCAATCCTGTTTTCGATTTGCGTCAACCAGGCATTGTTGTCCGAAAGCGTGCCAATTAATCTGTCAGATTTCGTGGTGTCCCAATACATCAAGGGCAATCTGCACATGAGCCCATTGTCGTTGGAGGCGGTCCTGACAGCGCGGCAAACCCTGACTGCGGAAATCACCTCGCTTGACCATCCCATTACAATTTCAATTCTTGTGGGCATGTTGCTGTGCGCGCTTTACATGGGCCTTCGCTCAATCCTCACAGCTGTTAAACTGCACACTTCACTTCAGTCTGCCTATCCATGGCGCCGCTTTGGAAATGTGTACTTTCTGGTCAGTGATATGGTGCGTGTACCCTATTCAACCCGCACATTCGGCAAACGGTATATCGTGCTACCCTCGTCCATGCTGGCTCGGTCCACTGATTTGAAAGTCGCCGTCGCCCACGAATTACAACATTTGCGCCAGCGCGATGTAGAATGGGAAATCAGTGCAGCCTTGTTAACGCCCATATTCTTCTGGAACCCGGCGTTCCATTTCCTCAAACATCAGATTGAGGAATTGCGCGAATTGTCATGTGATCAGCAGGTCCTGCGCCGTGCCGGCCTGTCCGCACGCGACTATTGCGACTGTCTGCTTCGGGTCTGCGCCAATCGCTTCGAACGCCCCTCGGTCTTTGCTTTGCAAATCCCTAAGGTGTCGCTGGTTGAAACTCAAAGCCGCTTGCTGCGCAAAAAACCGGCGCGCCTGCTTGCCAACCGTGTGCTCTGTGCATTGGATTGCAATGCCAAACGCCAGTCCCGCACAACAGTGACAATTGTCGCGGCCCTGCTCTTGTCCCTGTCAGGCCTGATGGCATTCGCTATTCAAAAGCCCAATGATTGGAGCCACGACCGTTTGATGCTGTCCACAATTGTCAATCTGGACAGGCTGGAACAACGCAATTCAACTATCTTGGGACCGCAATTCTAG
- a CDS encoding TetR/AcrR family transcriptional regulator, translated as MRKGQLTRERLLNIAETGVLTKGFGATSIDEIFAEAEITKSGFFYHFKDKNELALALLQRYADTEAAIIDTIFDRAIELDDDPLH; from the coding sequence ATGCGGAAAGGACAGTTAACGCGGGAGCGGTTGCTGAACATTGCAGAGACCGGCGTGTTGACCAAAGGGTTTGGAGCAACTTCCATTGATGAGATCTTTGCAGAAGCCGAGATCACAAAAAGCGGATTCTTCTATCACTTCAAGGATAAAAACGAACTCGCCCTGGCTTTGCTGCAACGCTACGCGGACACTGAAGCTGCCATCATTGATACAATCTTCGACAGAGCGATCGAACTTGATGATGATCCTTTGCATTAA
- a CDS encoding tetratricopeptide repeat protein, translated as MITDKQGNTLSGASTGSAELFDRSVAAFNIYRGDPVALLDEAIEQTPECAMAHITKAHLYALATEPDATAEAKRIVDTARTLGMNDREKSHIKALDLLLAGNWTAAAIALDHHNNTYPHDLVALQCGHLMDFYRANGRNLRDRIGRVLPKWSSDMPGYSILLGMHAFGLEETGDYARAEDIGRKAIDLQPLDCWAHHAVAHVMEMQGRAEDGIGWMIAREPHWTGEDNFFKVHNWWHRSLFHLELEQNDEALRLYDTEIGRHQSAVALDLVDASALLWRLHLTGHDVGNR; from the coding sequence ATGATTACCGACAAACAAGGAAACACACTCTCTGGTGCCAGCACCGGTTCAGCTGAGTTATTTGACCGTTCCGTTGCGGCGTTCAACATTTACCGTGGTGACCCGGTGGCTCTGCTGGATGAGGCCATTGAACAGACGCCAGAATGCGCCATGGCGCATATCACCAAAGCGCATCTGTATGCGTTGGCAACCGAACCTGATGCCACCGCAGAAGCGAAACGGATAGTCGATACCGCCAGGACACTTGGTATGAATGATCGGGAAAAGTCTCATATCAAAGCCCTCGATTTACTGCTCGCCGGTAACTGGACCGCCGCCGCCATCGCCCTTGATCACCACAACAACACTTACCCACACGATCTGGTCGCTCTTCAATGCGGACATCTGATGGATTTTTATCGGGCCAACGGTCGCAATCTGCGTGACCGGATTGGTCGTGTACTGCCCAAATGGTCAAGCGACATGCCAGGCTATTCGATCCTGCTTGGAATGCACGCATTCGGCCTTGAGGAAACTGGCGATTATGCCCGTGCCGAAGACATCGGGCGCAAGGCAATCGACCTGCAACCCCTGGACTGCTGGGCGCATCATGCAGTGGCGCATGTAATGGAGATGCAGGGTCGCGCGGAAGACGGCATTGGCTGGATGATCGCCCGCGAGCCTCATTGGACAGGCGAAGATAACTTTTTCAAGGTTCACAATTGGTGGCACCGGTCCCTGTTCCATCTTGAACTGGAGCAGAATGACGAAGCCCTGCGTCTCTACGATACAGAGATTGGACGGCACCAAAGCGCTGTAGCCCTTGATCTGGTAGATGCTTCCGCCCTGTTGTGGCGACTTCACCTTACAGGTCATGATGTTGGCAATCGCTGA
- a CDS encoding crotonase/enoyl-CoA hydratase family protein has product MSQHIQYETRGRIAILTLNRPEKLNALNYATIDNLMEHLDLIEKDDAVGAVILTGAGERAFCAGGDIYEFSESIKSGVEIAVRDFCKRGQIMTARLESFPKPMIAAVNGLAYGGGCEMTEAVHLAVASDRAMFAKPEINIGIPPTFGGTQRLPRLAGRKRALELLLTGQAFSPRRAYELGLINKIVPHDQLMSSAFELADRVLQHSPLAVARIIGAMTRGINTSIDEGLNIEREQFARMAATKDVHEGLQAWKERRKPVYQGC; this is encoded by the coding sequence ATGTCCCAGCATATTCAATATGAAACCCGTGGCCGTATTGCCATTTTGACATTGAACCGCCCGGAGAAACTGAATGCGTTGAATTATGCGACCATCGACAATCTGATGGAGCATCTCGACCTGATAGAAAAGGATGATGCTGTGGGCGCGGTCATCCTGACCGGAGCAGGGGAGCGCGCTTTTTGTGCCGGTGGAGATATTTATGAGTTTTCGGAGAGCATCAAATCAGGTGTTGAAATCGCGGTTCGGGACTTTTGCAAACGCGGACAGATAATGACAGCTCGGCTGGAGAGTTTTCCAAAGCCGATGATTGCAGCGGTCAACGGCCTGGCTTATGGGGGCGGATGCGAAATGACCGAAGCCGTTCACCTTGCTGTTGCCAGTGACAGGGCGATGTTTGCCAAACCGGAAATCAATATAGGCATTCCGCCAACTTTTGGTGGCACCCAGCGGCTTCCAAGGCTGGCAGGCCGGAAAAGGGCATTGGAACTTCTGCTGACGGGCCAGGCATTTTCTCCCCGGCGCGCTTATGAGCTGGGATTGATCAACAAAATCGTTCCGCATGATCAACTGATGTCGTCGGCTTTTGAACTGGCTGACCGGGTGTTGCAACACTCACCTCTGGCGGTGGCGCGGATTATTGGCGCGATGACAAGAGGGATCAATACAAGCATTGATGAGGGGTTGAACATTGAACGCGAGCAGTTTGCACGCATGGCCGCAACCAAGGACGTGCATGAAGGTTTGCAGGCGTGGAAAGAGCGCAGAAAACCGGTTTATCAGGGTTGTTAA
- a CDS encoding TetR/AcrR family transcriptional regulator: MKQPAKERIIDAANRLFYAEGIRAVSVDAVAEKAGITKKTLYYHFRSKDNLIEAYLTARDQPNLVLYEKWFDEADGTVADKIEAIFLQLAQSARHPKWKGCGFLRTAAELANKPGHPAMKVGAAHKKKLETLLADKIRQAGIVDAAALARHVVLLLDGAFSTVLIHRDPEYIEAAGSAAKSLVLAANSSQV, from the coding sequence ATGAAACAACCAGCCAAAGAACGTATTATTGATGCCGCAAATCGCCTGTTTTATGCCGAAGGCATTCGGGCCGTCAGTGTAGATGCCGTTGCGGAAAAGGCAGGCATCACCAAGAAAACGCTCTACTATCATTTCCGCAGCAAGGACAATCTCATCGAGGCTTATCTAACCGCTCGGGATCAGCCAAATCTGGTGCTTTACGAAAAGTGGTTTGATGAGGCCGACGGAACGGTGGCGGACAAGATAGAAGCCATTTTCTTGCAGCTGGCGCAATCTGCACGGCATCCGAAGTGGAAAGGATGTGGCTTTCTGCGAACCGCCGCCGAACTTGCAAACAAGCCCGGTCACCCGGCCATGAAAGTCGGTGCTGCCCACAAAAAGAAACTTGAAACACTGCTGGCGGACAAAATTAGGCAGGCAGGGATTGTGGATGCGGCCGCTTTGGCACGCCATGTCGTATTGCTGCTGGACGGCGCGTTCTCGACAGTGCTGATACATCGGGATCCCGAATACATTGAGGCAGCGGGTAGTGCCGCAAAGTCGCTTGTATTGGCCGCAAATTCCAGCCAGGTTTGA
- a CDS encoding GNAT family N-acetyltransferase, whose amino-acid sequence MEAHNSRIRKATLADAEAVATCIDAAYARYSDRITDLPPVSDGCADEIKQDRVWVAIQDNEIAGALFLVPQDGFMKLANLAVHPEHGGKGLGTELIAFAEQEAIRRGYTEMRLNTHTLMPENVTLYKKLGWVEFSRNGNTVSLKKRLPAG is encoded by the coding sequence ATGGAAGCACACAACTCACGCATCCGCAAAGCCACGCTTGCAGACGCGGAGGCGGTCGCGACATGTATTGACGCAGCCTATGCACGCTATTCAGATCGTATAACTGACCTGCCGCCTGTGTCTGATGGTTGCGCTGACGAGATCAAACAGGATCGCGTTTGGGTTGCCATTCAGGACAATGAAATTGCAGGCGCATTGTTTCTGGTGCCCCAAGACGGCTTTATGAAACTGGCCAATCTGGCGGTGCACCCAGAACATGGCGGCAAGGGCTTGGGAACAGAGTTGATCGCCTTTGCAGAGCAAGAGGCAATCAGGCGAGGATACACTGAAATGCGCCTCAACACACATACACTCATGCCAGAGAATGTAACGCTTTATAAAAAGCTGGGCTGGGTCGAATTTTCAAGAAATGGCAATACAGTCTCTTTGAAAAAGCGGCTGCCGGCAGGCTGA
- a CDS encoding FAD-dependent oxidoreductase has protein sequence MQTITEPERQIDVVHKTDVLVVGSGPGGLSAALASARAGVDTTLVERFGCFGGNITVVGVEGMHWYRHEQTVESNGIVREFEDSAKAHGAAVPESQSLSYEIDSEGFKLVADRMVEEAGIHPMLHRQFVAPIMEGERIVGIITESKAGREAILAERVIDATGDADVAARAGAPTTKPLVEELMAASVMFHVAGVDKKKFLEGVKANPQTYADWAGGGEWELETSGKEDALFSPFLKKPFDQAIKAGMIPPHLTTIAGTWGAVHDTGEMTYMNLVHLDGVDGTDPQSLTRWEIEGRKQAMMAIEALRAFSPGCDGIRLRNFGMSIGIRDTRKVDCLYNMTEQDVREEARFQDSIGIFPEFIDGYGLLILPTTGRYFHMPYRNLLPKRVQNLLIAGRCTGGDRISHAATRNMACCAVGGQGAGIAAALSVKQACALTDLPVSAIQAELTRQGARWQ, from the coding sequence ATGCAGACCATAACCGAGCCGGAACGCCAGATCGACGTGGTGCATAAAACGGACGTTCTCGTGGTCGGATCAGGGCCAGGTGGGTTGTCGGCTGCATTGGCATCTGCCCGTGCCGGAGTAGACACAACTCTCGTTGAGCGGTTTGGTTGTTTTGGTGGCAACATCACCGTCGTCGGTGTTGAAGGCATGCATTGGTATCGCCATGAGCAGACTGTGGAAAGCAATGGTATTGTCCGCGAGTTTGAAGACAGCGCCAAGGCGCATGGCGCGGCAGTGCCGGAAAGCCAGTCTCTCAGCTACGAAATTGATAGTGAAGGTTTTAAACTTGTCGCCGACCGGATGGTGGAAGAGGCTGGCATTCACCCCATGCTGCATCGCCAGTTTGTAGCTCCCATCATGGAAGGGGAGCGCATTGTCGGGATCATTACCGAAAGCAAGGCGGGCCGTGAGGCCATATTGGCTGAGCGGGTGATTGATGCGACAGGGGATGCTGATGTGGCAGCTCGTGCGGGCGCGCCAACAACAAAGCCACTGGTTGAAGAACTGATGGCGGCATCCGTGATGTTTCATGTCGCTGGCGTTGACAAGAAGAAATTTCTGGAAGGCGTGAAGGCCAATCCGCAAACCTATGCGGACTGGGCCGGTGGCGGTGAGTGGGAACTGGAAACCTCCGGCAAGGAAGATGCCCTGTTTTCCCCGTTCCTGAAAAAGCCATTTGATCAGGCGATCAAGGCAGGAATGATACCGCCCCATCTGACCACTATTGCGGGCACCTGGGGCGCGGTGCACGACACCGGCGAAATGACTTATATGAACCTGGTGCATCTGGATGGTGTGGATGGCACAGACCCTCAATCGCTGACGCGCTGGGAGATTGAGGGACGCAAGCAGGCGATGATGGCGATTGAAGCCTTGCGCGCCTTTTCTCCTGGCTGTGATGGCATTCGCCTGCGCAATTTTGGCATGTCCATCGGCATTCGTGACACGCGCAAGGTTGATTGCCTTTACAACATGACCGAGCAGGATGTGCGCGAGGAAGCCCGGTTTCAAGACAGTATTGGCATTTTCCCGGAATTCATCGACGGTTACGGGCTTCTGATCCTGCCGACCACGGGGCGCTATTTCCACATGCCTTATCGCAATCTTTTGCCCAAACGCGTGCAGAACCTTCTGATTGCGGGACGCTGCACAGGCGGTGACCGCATCAGCCATGCGGCGACCCGTAACATGGCCTGTTGCGCCGTGGGCGGGCAGGGCGCTGGCATCGCAGCTGCGCTGTCAGTGAAGCAGGCTTGCGCTTTGACAGACTTGCCTGTGAGCGCCATTCAGGCGGAGTTGACACGGCAGGGTGCGCGCTGGCAGTGA
- a CDS encoding CRTAC1 family protein yields MMRTYKTGLMLVISAAFLTHSFAQEAVVAETEALTMDVPVLEEVAAKAGVEHRYTGPWEYFVGGGVATFDCNGDRLPDMAIAGGTSEAQLFANKSSAGGPLAFEAVEGGLPDGSLTGVTGFYPLNIDNDDHTDLIALRVGENVILKGGPDCRFTRANRALAFDGGRAWSTAFAATFEMEQQFPTLAFGNYVDRSAAGSPWGTCHDNVLIRPGTGDVPTYAEPQMLTPGFCTLSMIFTDWNRSGEPALRMTNDRQYYRDGEEQLWRVSPGRPARAYRRADGWKTVRIWGMGIAEADLDADGLPEYALTSMGDTKLQVLDDEADEASPVYRDVAYERGATAHRPYTGEDLKPSTGWHAEFDDINNDGRQDLFIAKGNVETMPDFAAYDPDNLLLGTFDGNFVEAGALSGIALNRRGRGGAVVDLNMDGMLDLVVVNREAPVSLFQNRGAHTEFGPRPMGNWLQIELRQRGANRDAVGATINVKSGNDTRVRKVQVGGGHASGHLGFIHVGTGVAERAEIRIKWPDGEWSAPYRVFANNFVVIEKGSDVVQYWYPPEADDLR; encoded by the coding sequence ATGATGAGGACGTACAAGACAGGGTTGATGCTGGTGATATCTGCTGCATTTCTGACCCATTCGTTTGCGCAGGAGGCCGTTGTTGCCGAAACGGAAGCGCTGACGATGGATGTGCCGGTTTTGGAAGAAGTGGCGGCGAAGGCGGGCGTTGAGCACCGGTATACCGGTCCGTGGGAGTATTTTGTCGGTGGCGGCGTTGCTACATTTGACTGCAATGGAGACCGCCTGCCTGATATGGCAATAGCGGGCGGCACCAGTGAAGCGCAATTGTTTGCTAACAAATCCAGCGCAGGGGGACCATTGGCCTTTGAAGCCGTTGAAGGTGGATTGCCGGATGGTAGCCTGACGGGCGTAACCGGTTTCTACCCGCTGAACATCGACAATGATGATCATACGGATCTGATCGCCTTGCGCGTTGGTGAGAATGTGATTTTAAAGGGAGGTCCGGATTGCCGTTTTACCCGCGCCAATCGTGCTTTGGCCTTTGATGGGGGACGGGCCTGGTCAACGGCTTTCGCCGCGACTTTTGAGATGGAACAGCAGTTTCCGACTTTGGCTTTCGGTAATTATGTGGATCGCTCGGCTGCTGGCTCCCCCTGGGGAACCTGCCATGACAATGTTCTGATCAGGCCTGGAACCGGGGATGTTCCAACTTATGCAGAGCCGCAAATGCTGACGCCGGGCTTTTGTACGTTGTCGATGATCTTCACGGATTGGAACCGGTCCGGTGAACCCGCCTTGCGCATGACAAATGACCGGCAATATTACCGCGATGGAGAAGAGCAGCTTTGGCGGGTCAGCCCAGGACGTCCGGCCCGCGCCTATCGCCGGGCGGATGGTTGGAAGACTGTTCGCATCTGGGGCATGGGCATTGCGGAGGCCGATCTGGATGCTGATGGCCTGCCAGAATATGCACTGACATCGATGGGCGACACCAAACTGCAAGTTTTGGACGATGAAGCCGATGAAGCCAGTCCTGTCTATCGGGATGTGGCTTATGAAAGGGGTGCAACCGCGCACAGGCCTTACACGGGCGAAGATTTGAAGCCGTCCACCGGCTGGCATGCCGAGTTTGACGACATCAACAATGATGGTCGGCAGGATTTGTTCATTGCCAAGGGGAATGTGGAAACCATGCCGGATTTTGCGGCCTATGATCCGGACAATCTACTGCTTGGCACATTTGATGGCAACTTTGTTGAAGCGGGTGCCTTGTCTGGCATCGCGCTTAACCGGCGTGGCCGGGGTGGTGCGGTGGTTGATCTGAACATGGACGGGATGCTGGATCTGGTTGTGGTCAATCGCGAAGCGCCGGTGAGCCTGTTTCAGAACCGTGGCGCACATACAGAGTTCGGACCCCGACCCATGGGGAACTGGCTGCAAATCGAATTGCGCCAGCGTGGTGCTAACCGTGATGCTGTTGGTGCGACCATCAATGTTAAATCCGGCAATGATACGCGGGTGCGAAAAGTGCAAGTTGGTGGCGGTCATGCCTCCGGACATCTGGGTTTCATTCATGTGGGGACCGGCGTTGCCGAGCGGGCGGAAATCCGTATTAAATGGCCGGATGGCGAATGGAGCGCACCTTACCGGGTGTTTGCCAATAATTTCGTCGTCATCGAAAAGGGGTCTGACGTTGTGCAATACTGGTATCCGCCTGAAGCAGATGACCTACGTTAG
- a CDS encoding di-heme oxidoredictase family protein, with the protein MQQSFSRLAILAAASLSITLPQLAYGETPAPWSERAVFEHVDQTRFAGVLSKSELDALIAFGETLFAARFTTLDGAGRPMATQAIIPTKRKRAAPATFQRMAGLDGNSCASCHNDPVMGGAGDFTVNVFVSEGFNNADFDTTDPQFSNERNTNHLFGAGLVELLAREMSVDLQLIRRKALALARKSGEAQRATLVSKGVRFGWITAKPDGLLELKEIDGVDTDLVIRPFSQKGVMTSLRQFTVNALNHHHGMQSVERFGARWTGEVDFDEDSKSDELTFGDVSALVAWQATLPPPGEMVPTSLDWQTAAKQGAEMFQTIGCASCHVPALPLNSLEFQDPGPLDAAGTLRSDETQSGAVYDLSLLNWAQSLPKNEQGQIMVPLFGDLKRHKMTDRQISAFGNELLSQRFVERDVFQTTELWGVGSTAPYGHRGDMTTFDEVIQAHGGAGRDARDAYLDLGDAERSALIAYLKTLVIEQ; encoded by the coding sequence ATGCAGCAGTCATTTAGTCGACTCGCAATCTTGGCGGCTGCTTCCCTGTCGATCACGTTACCGCAGTTGGCCTATGGCGAAACGCCCGCCCCATGGTCGGAGCGTGCTGTTTTTGAGCATGTGGATCAGACCCGGTTTGCCGGTGTTCTGAGCAAATCAGAGCTGGATGCGCTGATTGCCTTCGGTGAAACGCTTTTTGCTGCCCGATTCACCACGCTTGATGGTGCCGGCCGACCCATGGCGACGCAGGCCATTATTCCAACCAAGCGCAAACGGGCGGCACCTGCCACATTCCAGCGCATGGCCGGTTTGGATGGTAATTCCTGCGCCAGTTGTCACAATGACCCGGTGATGGGTGGTGCGGGAGACTTCACCGTTAATGTGTTTGTGTCCGAAGGGTTCAACAACGCTGATTTTGACACAACCGATCCGCAATTTTCCAATGAGCGCAACACCAATCACTTATTTGGTGCCGGTCTGGTTGAGCTTTTGGCGCGCGAGATGTCGGTTGATCTTCAGCTCATTCGTCGGAAAGCTCTGGCGCTGGCTCGGAAGAGCGGTGAGGCGCAGCGCGCGACCCTTGTTTCGAAGGGTGTTCGATTTGGCTGGATAACGGCAAAGCCCGATGGCCTGCTTGAGCTGAAGGAAATTGATGGGGTGGATACGGATCTGGTGATCCGGCCCTTCAGCCAAAAGGGTGTCATGACCTCCCTGCGGCAGTTTACGGTCAATGCCCTGAACCATCACCATGGCATGCAGTCGGTGGAGCGTTTTGGTGCGCGTTGGACCGGCGAGGTGGATTTTGACGAGGACAGTAAGAGTGACGAGCTGACCTTCGGCGATGTGTCTGCATTGGTGGCCTGGCAGGCGACCCTGCCACCACCGGGCGAGATGGTGCCGACAAGCCTCGATTGGCAGACTGCTGCAAAGCAGGGGGCAGAAATGTTTCAGACCATCGGATGCGCGTCCTGCCACGTGCCAGCGCTCCCGTTGAACAGTCTGGAGTTTCAAGACCCGGGTCCGTTGGATGCTGCGGGCACATTGCGCAGTGATGAAACGCAAAGCGGCGCGGTTTATGATTTGAGCCTGCTGAACTGGGCGCAGAGCTTACCCAAAAATGAGCAGGGCCAGATCATGGTGCCGTTGTTTGGTGATTTGAAGCGCCACAAGATGACGGATCGTCAGATTTCGGCCTTTGGCAATGAGTTGCTGTCACAGCGTTTTGTGGAGCGGGATGTTTTTCAGACAACCGAATTGTGGGGTGTCGGGTCGACCGCCCCTTACGGTCATCGCGGTGATATGACAACTTTCGATGAGGTGATCCAGGCGCATGGCGGGGCCGGGCGCGATGCGCGTGACGCCTATCTCGATCTTGGGGATGCGGAGCGATCAGCCCTTATTGCCTATCTCAAAACATTGGTGATTGAACAATGA
- a CDS encoding ROK family protein: MTVVIRSNEVRRGNRGLILSSVRMGGLVSRTDIGRKTGLSAATVSAITSDLIADGFLIQPADANQASSSSGRGRPKVALSVNPMAALIGVVIFQLNGVSAAVVDYSGATISETTHELSSADLSRESIRDALVGCLREALNSSGQNERLLMRIAVSIQGVTDVSGKYLLWSPITDHRDLPLAGWMRQAFSVPASVSNDCDLMARALNRREPERYGTSFASIMLSYGVGMGLFLRGNIINGLNTSGTEFGHMVFQPGGALCRCGRRGCIEAYAGDYAIQRAALGRPEDALPPAPSTHIDIKQIADLAHAGDPKAVHAIEEAGRAIGTGLVSLFALVDAFPVALIGQGTIVFDQMEASIRKALQGAVAGEGTSIDIHCFADEKPLVAEGCALTALVVLDEEIADAAVI, encoded by the coding sequence GTGACTGTTGTCATACGCTCCAATGAGGTGCGGCGCGGGAATAGGGGGCTGATTCTATCATCTGTGCGGATGGGTGGCCTTGTGTCGCGCACTGATATTGGCCGGAAAACCGGTTTAAGTGCGGCAACTGTGTCGGCGATCACGTCCGATCTGATTGCCGATGGGTTTTTGATTCAGCCAGCTGATGCAAATCAGGCGTCATCCAGTTCCGGTCGTGGAAGACCCAAGGTTGCTCTTTCGGTCAACCCCATGGCGGCGCTGATTGGTGTGGTCATTTTCCAGCTGAACGGGGTGTCTGCTGCGGTTGTTGACTATTCCGGAGCGACAATCTCGGAAACCACGCATGAGCTGTCCAGCGCTGATTTGTCGCGGGAATCGATCCGTGATGCGCTGGTTGGCTGCTTGCGGGAAGCTCTGAATTCATCCGGCCAGAATGAAAGACTGTTGATGCGCATCGCTGTGAGCATACAGGGCGTCACGGATGTGTCCGGGAAATATCTGCTGTGGTCACCTATTACGGATCATCGCGATTTGCCTCTGGCGGGCTGGATGCGCCAGGCATTCAGTGTGCCGGCCTCTGTTTCCAATGATTGCGATTTGATGGCCCGCGCGCTTAACCGGCGCGAACCGGAACGCTACGGCACCAGTTTTGCCAGCATCATGCTGTCTTATGGTGTGGGCATGGGGCTGTTTCTACGGGGCAACATCATCAATGGGCTGAACACGTCCGGTACTGAATTTGGACATATGGTGTTTCAACCGGGAGGTGCCTTGTGCCGCTGCGGACGACGCGGTTGCATTGAAGCCTATGCCGGGGACTACGCAATTCAGCGGGCGGCGCTCGGACGTCCCGAGGATGCGCTGCCGCCAGCGCCGTCCACGCATATCGATATCAAACAAATTGCTGATCTGGCGCATGCTGGCGATCCGAAGGCCGTACATGCCATTGAAGAGGCCGGACGGGCTATCGGCACTGGTCTGGTCAGTCTTTTCGCATTGGTTGACGCGTTCCCGGTAGCTTTGATCGGGCAGGGAACAATTGTGTTCGACCAAATGGAAGCGTCTATTCGAAAGGCGTTGCAGGGAGCGGTTGCCGGCGAGGGAACCAGCATTGACATTCACTGTTTTGCCGATGAAAAACCTCTTGTGGCTGAAGGGTGTGCCCTGACCGCGCTGGTGGTTCTGGATGAGGAGATTGCTGATGCAGCAGTCATTTAG